Proteins found in one Hippopotamus amphibius kiboko isolate mHipAmp2 chromosome 12, mHipAmp2.hap2, whole genome shotgun sequence genomic segment:
- the DEFB129 gene encoding beta-defensin 129 gives MKLLFPIFASLMLQYQVNTEYFGLGRCVMGFGRCKDHCTKDEKEVDKCKKKKCCIGPKVVQLIKSYMQNEMLHALEEDSQKVLKITKNVSVVMQTKSHILTLLPKIKRAKPSANINTIVISNATTVNSATTNPMISGKIIHTATSTKSDTKKRRDSSTDSPPPAPPP, from the exons ATGAAGCTCCTTTTTCCTATCTTTGCCAGCCTCATGCTACAGTACCAGGTGAACACAG AATACTTTGGCTTGGGAAGATGTGTAATGGGTTTTGGGAGATGCAAAGACCACTGCACCAAGGATGAAAAAGAGGTagataaatgcaaaaagaaaaagtgttgtATTGGACCAAAAGTGGTTCAATTGATAAAAAGCTACATGCAAAATGAAATGCTCCACGCACTTGAAGAGGATTCTCAGAAAGTGCTAAAAATTACCAAGAATGTTAGTGTTGTGATGCAAACGAAAAGTCATATTTTAACTCTTCTGCCCAAAATCAAAAGGGCCAAGCCTTCTGCCAACATCAACACCATCGTCATCTCAAATGCCACCACTGTGAACTCTGCCACCACCAACCCCATGATCTCAGGAAAGATAATACACACTGCTACTTCTACCAAGAGTGACACCAAAAAACGAAGAGATTCATCCACTGACTCCCcgccaccagcaccaccaccatag